A single genomic interval of Pseudochaenichthys georgianus chromosome 3, fPseGeo1.2, whole genome shotgun sequence harbors:
- the styx gene encoding serine/threonine/tyrosine-interacting protein isoform X1: protein MDEANKLQFPSLPATKEDLLDWAYPMRREMQEIVPGLFLGPYSAAMKSKLPILERQGITHVVCVRQDIEANFIKPNFPHSFRYLVLDIADNPVENIIRCFPSTKEFIDGCLATGGKVLLHGNAGISRSAALVIAYLMETFGMKYRDAFSHVQERRFCINPNVGFVHQLQEYEAIYLAKLTIKMMSPMQLGRSFSLQAGMTGSRKRSLEEDEDFGSMHVTAAHNG from the exons ATGGACGAGGCGAACAAACTCCAGTTCCCGTCTCTGCCCGCGACTAAAGAGGACCTTTTG GACTGGGCTTATCCAATGAGAAGAGAAATGCAG GAGATCGTACCAGGACTCTTTTTAGGTCCCTACTCTGCTGCAATGAAAAGCAAG CTGCCAATCCTCGAGAGACAGGGCATAACGCACGTTGTGTGTGTTCGCCAAGACATTGAAGCCAATTTTATCAAACCTAATTTCCCTCATTCATTTAG ATACCTTGTGTTAGATATTGCGGACAATCCAGTGGAAAATATAATACGATGTTTCCCTTCA ACTAAAGAATTTATTGACGGCTGCTTAGCAACAGGAG GAAAGGTACTGCTCCATGGTAATGCAGGGATATCAAGAAG TGCTGCCTTAGTGATTGCATACCTTATGGAAACATTTGGGATGAAATACAG GGATGCATTCAGCCACGTCCAGGAGAGAAGGTTCTGCATCAACCCCAACGTGGGCTTTGTGCATCAGCTCCAG GAATATGAAGCAATCTACTTAGCCAAGTTGACTATTAAGATGATGTCCCCGATGCAGCTGGGCCGGTCCTTCTCCTTACAAGCTGGGATGACAG GAAGCCGTAAGCGCAGCCTGGAGGAAGATGAGGACTTTGGGTCGATGCATGTCACAGCAGCGCACAACGGATGA
- the styx gene encoding serine/threonine/tyrosine-interacting protein isoform X2 translates to MDEANKLQFPSLPATKEDLLDWAYPMRREMQEIVPGLFLGPYSAAMKSKLPILERQGITHVVCVRQDIEANFIKPNFPHSFRYLVLDIADNPVENIIRCFPSVSYKTKEFIDGCLATGGKVLLHGNAGISRSAALVIAYLMETFGMKYRDAFSHVQERRFCINPNVGFVHQLQEYEAIYLAKLTIKMMSPMQLGRSFSLQAGMTGSRKRSLEEDEDFGSMHVTAAHNG, encoded by the exons ATGGACGAGGCGAACAAACTCCAGTTCCCGTCTCTGCCCGCGACTAAAGAGGACCTTTTG GACTGGGCTTATCCAATGAGAAGAGAAATGCAG GAGATCGTACCAGGACTCTTTTTAGGTCCCTACTCTGCTGCAATGAAAAGCAAG CTGCCAATCCTCGAGAGACAGGGCATAACGCACGTTGTGTGTGTTCGCCAAGACATTGAAGCCAATTTTATCAAACCTAATTTCCCTCATTCATTTAG ATACCTTGTGTTAGATATTGCGGACAATCCAGTGGAAAATATAATACGATGTTTCCCTTCAGTGAGTTACAAA ACTAAAGAATTTATTGACGGCTGCTTAGCAACAGGAG GAAAGGTACTGCTCCATGGTAATGCAGGGATATCAAGAAG TGCTGCCTTAGTGATTGCATACCTTATGGAAACATTTGGGATGAAATACAG GGATGCATTCAGCCACGTCCAGGAGAGAAGGTTCTGCATCAACCCCAACGTGGGCTTTGTGCATCAGCTCCAG GAATATGAAGCAATCTACTTAGCCAAGTTGACTATTAAGATGATGTCCCCGATGCAGCTGGGCCGGTCCTTCTCCTTACAAGCTGGGATGACAG GAAGCCGTAAGCGCAGCCTGGAGGAAGATGAGGACTTTGGGTCGATGCATGTCACAGCAGCGCACAACGGATGA